In the genome of Sphingomonas naphthae, one region contains:
- a CDS encoding L-lactate permease, translating into MTWTQNYDPFGSVLISTCFAAIPVVVLLGGLGLLHMRAHMAALAGLVSAFIVAVFAFGMPGGIALRAAGYGAAYGLMPIGWIILNIIFLYQMTNEHGLFDVLRRSISGVTADSRLQLLLIAFCFGAFFEGAAGFGAPVAVTGAMLIGLGFTRLQASGLSLIANTAPVAFGALGTPIVTLAAVTGLPLDELSAMCGRITFPFAMIVPAWLLVAYCGWRRTLEVWPAVLVVGVTFAVAQLLMSNLHGPWLTAIVAAMASIAALLVLIRIWSPARVMAVNEAPLAKGDERVPVADSEGEADHAVVKTHEPIDPKALRRAWMPWIILTVLVFVWGIPAVKTGLDAIFRLQLPFGGLDGVILRVPPVVAEPEAEKAIFNFNPLSTTGTSILMAALLSGLLLGIRPAAIARTYVRTITLVWPSLLTIGAMLALGYLTRFAGTDATMGLAFAMTGAFYPFFGTMLGWLGVAVTGSDTASNVLFGGLQKVTAQQLSLPPVLMAGANSVGGVMGKMVDAQSIVVASTATQWVGGESRLLRYVFGHSIVLAMLVGVSILIYAYVPVFTALIP; encoded by the coding sequence ATGACCTGGACTCAGAATTACGATCCCTTCGGCTCCGTCCTGATATCCACCTGTTTCGCGGCGATCCCGGTGGTGGTGCTGTTGGGCGGCCTGGGGCTGCTGCACATGCGGGCGCATATGGCGGCGTTGGCGGGGCTGGTGTCGGCCTTCATCGTCGCCGTGTTCGCCTTCGGGATGCCGGGCGGGATCGCGTTGCGCGCGGCGGGTTATGGCGCGGCCTACGGCTTGATGCCGATCGGCTGGATCATCCTCAACATCATCTTCCTCTACCAGATGACGAACGAGCACGGCCTGTTCGACGTGCTGCGCCGATCGATCAGCGGCGTCACGGCGGACAGCCGGTTGCAACTGCTGCTGATCGCCTTCTGTTTCGGCGCCTTCTTCGAGGGCGCGGCGGGCTTCGGCGCGCCGGTGGCGGTGACGGGGGCGATGCTGATCGGCCTCGGTTTCACCCGGCTCCAGGCATCCGGCCTGTCGCTGATCGCCAACACCGCGCCCGTGGCCTTCGGCGCGCTCGGTACGCCGATCGTGACCCTCGCGGCGGTGACGGGCCTGCCGCTCGACGAACTATCGGCGATGTGCGGGCGGATCACCTTTCCCTTCGCGATGATCGTGCCGGCCTGGCTGCTGGTGGCCTATTGCGGCTGGCGGCGCACCCTGGAGGTATGGCCGGCGGTGCTTGTGGTGGGCGTCACCTTTGCTGTCGCGCAACTGCTGATGTCGAACCTGCATGGCCCGTGGCTCACCGCGATCGTGGCGGCGATGGCGTCGATCGCGGCGCTGCTGGTGCTGATCCGCATCTGGTCGCCGGCCAGGGTGATGGCGGTGAACGAGGCGCCGCTCGCCAAGGGCGACGAGCGCGTGCCGGTGGCGGACAGCGAGGGCGAGGCCGATCATGCCGTGGTCAAGACCCACGAGCCGATCGACCCGAAAGCGCTGCGCCGCGCGTGGATGCCGTGGATCATCCTGACGGTGCTGGTGTTCGTCTGGGGCATTCCGGCGGTCAAGACCGGTCTCGACGCGATCTTCCGCCTGCAACTGCCGTTCGGCGGGCTCGACGGGGTGATCCTGCGCGTGCCGCCGGTCGTGGCCGAGCCCGAGGCGGAGAAGGCGATCTTCAACTTCAATCCGCTGTCCACCACCGGCACCTCGATCCTGATGGCGGCGCTGCTCAGCGGCCTGCTGCTGGGCATCCGCCCGGCGGCGATCGCGCGGACCTATGTGCGGACGATCACGCTCGTCTGGCCGTCGCTCCTCACCATCGGGGCGATGCTGGCGCTGGGCTATCTCACCCGCTTCGCCGGCACCGATGCCACGATGGGCCTGGCCTTCGCGATGACGGGCGCTTTCTACCCCTTCTTCGGCACGATGCTGGGCTGGCTGGGGGTTGCCGTCACCGGCTCCGATACGGCCTCCAACGTGCTGTTCGGCGGGCTCCAGAAGGTCACCGCGCAGCAATTGTCGCTGCCCCCGGTGCTGATGGCGGGCGCCAACAGCGTGGGCGGGGTGATGGGCAAGATGGTCGACGCGCAGAGCATCGTCGTCGCCTCCACCGCGACCCAGTGGGTGGGCGGCGAGAGCCGGCTGCTGCGCTATGTCTTCGGACACAGCATCGTGCTGGCCATGCTCGTCGGCGTCTCGATCCTGATCTACGCCTACGTGCCCGTCTTCACCGCGCTGATCC